The Triplophysa rosa linkage group LG25, Trosa_1v2, whole genome shotgun sequence genome window below encodes:
- the si:dkeyp-34c12.1 gene encoding proteoglycan 4: protein MSSKGGRHKRTKNVRKLDAHDAPSLDQSIIDKRLNIIPEGRQLERTPPSKIESVSDQITKAEDSTISQQVIKDEPCTQEMTINSSFNGSSEVLKQANVKDERKSVRRSSLTAATATSGNADPETFIQGMQGYQWTDTDLEFVYQTKCKKKVQKLQQEISDVLNALKSTRQVRDVAVAAHEKIQEELSKMSSCERVQEMSKETLLKSQSSVELEGLDFKGLLAQLKVSDVQHFTSEERTNISKLNPEVTKAQAMRENQEQFTKDIDTCKVNIDQIKVNIQTMTAAVAALESQLSVKEAAALSAKPRKKVQRGPKPTTAPSAPKPSTNASFAPKRSADSKPSSVPKPPSARSAPNGSTAPKPPTSAPKASTAPKPSSVPKPPSARSAPKGSTAPKPPTSAPKASTAPKPSSVPKPPSARSAPKGSTDPKPPTSRSAPKGLLSPKPLTSRSAPKASKATTAPNVPEGDVGGLRRSKRIAAKQDK from the exons ATGAGCTCGAAGGGAGGCAGACATAAACGCACGAAAAATGTGCGCAAACTGGATGCGCACGATGCGCCCTCATTAGATCAATCAATCATCGACAAACGTCTGAATATTATACCTGAGGGACGACAGTTAGAGCGAACACCTCCATCCAAAATTGAAAGCGTCTCAGACCAAATAACTAAAGCAGAAGATTCAACAATATCACAGCAGGTGATCAAAGACGAGCCGTGCACACAG GAAATGACTATAAACAGTTCCTTCAATGGATCAAGTGAAGTTCTCAAGCAAGCTAACGTTAAAGACGAAAGGAAGTCCGTCAGAAGGTCCAGTTTAACAGCTGCAACAG CGACATCTGGGAATGCAGATCCGGAAACCTTCATCCAGGGAATGCAGGGTTACCAGTGGACAGACACGGACCTGGAATTTGTCTATCAAACTAAATGCAAGAAGAAGGTTCAGAAGCTTCAG CAAGAGATAAGTGATGTGCTGAATGCTCTCAAAAGCACTAGGCAAGTGCGGGACGTGGCTGTTGCTGCCCATGAAAAAATACAAGAAGAGCTTTCGAAG ATGTCGTCGTGCGAACGGGTGCAGGAAATGTCTAAGGAGACACTCCTCAAGTCACAAAGCTCCGTTGAGCTCGAAGGGCTCGATTTCAAAGGTCTTCTAGCTCAACTGAAGGTGTCCGATGTGCAGCATTTTACTTCTGAAGAGAGGACGAACATCAGCAAGCTCAACCCAGAGGTGACGAAAGCACAAGCAATGAG AGAAAATCAGGAGCAATTCACAAAGGACATTGACACCTGTAAAGTGAACATCGACCAAATCAAG GTAAACATACAGACAATGACTGCGGCTGTAGCTGCTCTGGAGTCCCAGCTGTCGGTTAAGGAG GCGGCGGCACTCTCTGCCAAACCACGAAAAAAAGTCCAGAGAGGTCCTAAACCAACCACCGCCCCATCTGCCCCAAAACCTTCTACTAATGCCTCTTTCGCTCCAAAACGTTCTGCTGACTCCAAACCCTCCTCTGTCCCAAAACCCCCTTCTGCTCGATCTGCTCCAAATGGATCAACTGCCCCCAAACCGCCTACATCTGCCCCAAAAGCTTCCACTGCCCCTAAACCCTCCTCTGTCCCAAAACCCCCTTCTGCTCGATCTGCTCCAAAAGGATCAACTGCCCCCAAACCGCCTACATCTGCCCCAAAAGCTTCCACTGCCCCTAAACCCTCCTCTGTCCCAAAACCCCCTTCTGCTCGATCTGCTCCAAAAGGATCAACTGACCCCAAACCGCCAACATCTCGATCAGCCCCAAAAGGATTACTTTCCCCCAAACCGCTGACATCTCGATCAGCCCCAAAAGCCTCAAAAGCTACCACCGCCCCAAATGTCCCGGAGGGTGATGTCGGGGGTCTCCGGCGCTCTAAAAGAATCGCTGCCAAACAAGACAAGTGA